A genomic segment from Asterias amurensis chromosome 6, ASM3211899v1 encodes:
- the LOC139938250 gene encoding ficolin-2-like — protein MASLTKLLMLHAAITLTLIILNINQTTASDATACKTNMREFLSAENRKLLQLSYQSKVTWSHVLCVSYCHADPQCHSVNYNIEDHLCELNNATRAQYPDDFITHYGSVYFDADVETPHLSVPDQALPTQPDTTTFSEPQNSGCQELLEAGHVSGIYTIFPAGFNGGLQVYCDMDTDGEGWIVIQRCQDGSVDFYRNWIDYQFGFGDKSGEFWLGNDNLRTLTECAGPWKLKVEMVGWDEEESFAEYGHFKIDGDNFRLEIGSYKASSTAGDALVYHNGMMFSTKDKDNDQSGSSNCAVAAKGGWWYNGCYHSNLNGMYYPYESNNPDAKRWSDQGREYKSVKTCSMKMRLSI, from the coding sequence ATGGCTTCTTTAACAAAACTCCTGATGCTACATGCAGCTATCACTCTTACACTGATCATTTTAAACATCAATCAAACAACAGCTTCTGATGCAACTGCATGTAAGACAAACATGAGAGAGTTTCTATCTGCAGAAAACAGAAAATTACTTCAACTTTCCTATCAATCAAAAGTTACTTGGTCTCATGTCCTCTGTGTGAGTTACTGCCATGCTGATCCTCAGTGTCACTCAGTCAATTACAACATAGAAGATCATCTGTGTGAGCTCAACAATGCTACCAGGGCTCAGTATCCTGATGACTTCATTACACACTATGGTAGTGTGTACTTTGATGCTGATGTAGAAACACCCCACCTCTCTGTACCTGACCAAGCACTCCCTACACAGCCTGATACAACCACCTTCTCTGAGCCTCAAAACAGCGGTTGCCAGGAGCTTCTCGAGGCAGGTCATGTGAGTGGTATCTACACAATATTCCCTGCTGGATTTAACGGTGGCCTGCAAGTTTACTGCGACATGGACACTGATGGTGAGGGCTGGATTGTCATTCAGAGGTGTCAAGATGGCAGTGTTGATTTCTATCGTAACTGGATTGACTACCAGTTTGGCTTTGGTGACAAATCTGGTGAATTCTGGCTTGGAAATGACAACCTACGTACCCTGACTGAGTGTGCAGGACCATGGAAGCTGAAGGTTGAGATGGTCGGATGGGACGAAGAAGAATCCTTTGCTGAATATGGACACTTCAAGATTGATGGAGACAACTTTAGACTTGAGATTGGCTCCTACAAGGCGAGCAGCACAGCAGGTGATGCACTTGTATACCACAATGGAATGATGTTCAGCACCAAGGACAAGGATAATGATCAGTCAGGCAGTTCAAACTGTGCTGTAGCTGCTAAAGGAGGATGGTGGTATAATGGTTGTTATCATTCTAATTTAAATGGTATGTATTATCCATATGAATCAAACAACCCGGATGCTAAACGGTGGTCTGATCAGGGAAGAGAATACAAATCagtcaaaacatgttcaatgaAAATGCGCCTCTCAATTTGA
- the LOC139938251 gene encoding fibrinogen-like protein A — protein MASLTQLLMLHAAITLTLIILNTKLSTASDAAACKTKMREFLSAENRKLLQLSYQVRVSWSHVLCVSYCHADPQCHSVNYNIEDHLCELNNATRAQYPDDFITHYGSVYFDADVETPHLSVPDQALPTQPDTTISSGPQHSSCQELLEAGHVSGIYTIFPAGFNDGLQVYCDMDTEGEGWMVIQRRQDGSVDFYRNWVDYQNGFGDKSGEFWLGNDNLRTLTESAGPWKLKIEIVRWDGEESFAEYGHFKIDGDSFRLEIGSYKASSTAGDSLQYHNGMMFSTKDKDNDMWDSVQCAATCKGGWWFNGCYEANLNGMYYPYESTSEDGISWFYWVTGYKSVKTCSMKMRL, from the coding sequence ATGGCTTCTTTAACACAACTCCTGATGCTACATGCAGCTATCACTCTTACACTGATCATTTTAAACAccaaactatcaacagcttctgATGCAGCTGCCTGTAAAACAAAGATGAGAGAGTTTCTATCCGCAGAAAATAGAAAACTACTTCAACTTTCATATCAAGTGAGAGTAAGTTGGTCTCATGTCCTCTGTGTGAGTTACTGCCATGCTGATCCTCAGTGCCACTCAGTCAATTACAACATAGAAGATCATCTGTGTGAGCTCAACAATGCTACCAGGGCTCAGTATCCTGATGACTTCATTACACACTATGGTAGTGTGTACTTTGATGCTGATGTAGAAACACCTCACCTCTCTGTACCTGACCAAGCACTCCCTACACAGCCTGATACAACCATCTCCTCTGGGCCCCAACACAGCAGTTGCCAGGAGCTTCTCGAAGCAGGTCATGTGAGTGGTATCTACACAATATTCCCTGCTGGATTCAATGATGGCCTGCAAGTTTACTGTGACATGGACACTGAAGGTGAGGGCTGGATGGTCATTCAGAGGCGTCAAGATGGCAGTGTTGATTTCTACCGTAACTGGGTTGACTACCAGAATGGCTTTGGTGACAAATCTGGTGAATTCTGGCTTGGAAATGACAACCTACGTACCCTGACTGAGTCTGCAGGACCATGGAAGCTGAAGATTGAGATAGTCAGATGGGATGGAGAAGAATCCTTTGCTGAATATGGACACTTCAAGATTGATGGGGACAGCTTTAGACTTGAGATTGGCTCCTACAAGGCGAGCAGCACAGCAGGAGATTCACTTCAATACCACAATGGAATGATGTTCAGCACCAAAGACAAGGATAATGATATGTGGGACAGTGTTCAATGTGCTGCAACTTGCAAAGGAGGATGGTGGTTTAATGGTTGTTATGAAGCTAATTTAAATGGTATGTACTATCCATATGAATCTACCAGTGAGGATGGTATCAGTTGGTTTTATTGGGTGACAGGATACAAATCggtcaaaacatgttcaatgaaaatgcgcctctaa